A part of Silurus meridionalis isolate SWU-2019-XX chromosome 18, ASM1480568v1, whole genome shotgun sequence genomic DNA contains:
- the LOC124401406 gene encoding E3 ubiquitin/ISG15 ligase TRIM25-like isoform X2: MAESSILVDQDQFICAVCLDLLKDPVTTPCGHSFCKVCINGCWDQEDQKGVYSCPQCRHTFTPRPVLHRNNMLAEVVEKLKKTEVQAASSAHCYAGPGDVECDFCSERKHKAVKSCLMCVASFCETHLKPHLEVSVLKKHTLIEASGRLQEKICSEHHKPIEIYCRTDQTCICYMCTMDKHKGHDTITASAERAEKQSKLEEEQMKFQQRIQEKQKKVQELKQAVNIIKLSAQRAVDDSERIFNELISSMEKKRSEVTEMIRAQEKAEVNEGEQLLEQLEQEISDLQRRVTELEQLSQTHDHIYFLQALAFGRRSPLSERSDLDTSSIIVHQNLSFKGVSNSVSDLKKRLEIFCEEEFNKILPQAAAVYIISQTESREDFLKCVV, translated from the exons ATGGCAGAATCCAGCATTTTAGTAGACCAGGACCAGTTTATCTGTGCAGTATGTCTGGATCTCCTGAAAGATCCTGTAACTACCCCGTGTGGTCACAGtttctgtaaggtgtgtattaatgGCTGCTGGGATCAGGAGGATCAGAAGGGGGTCTACAGCTGTCCTCAGTGCAGACACACGTTCACTCCAAGGCCTGTTCTACACAGAAACAACATGCtggctgaagtggtggagaaactgaagaagACTGAAGTCCAAGCTGCTTCTTCTGCTCACTGTTACGCTGGACCTGGAGATGTGGAATGTGATTTCTGCAGCgagagaaaacacaaagccGTCAAGTCCTGTCTGATGTGCGTGGCATCTTTTTGTGAAACTCATCTGAAACCACATCTAGAAGTTTCTGTTTTGAAAAAACACACCTTAATTGAAGCCTCAGGAAGGCTACAAGAGAAGATCTGCTCTGAACATCACAAGCCGATTGAGATCTACTGCCGTACCGATCAAACCTGCATCTGTTATATGTGTACGATGGATAAGCATAAAGGTCACGACACCATCACAGCCTCAGCAGAAAGAGCTGAGAAACAG AGTAAGCTGGAAGAGGAGCAGATGAAATTCCAGCAGAGaatccaggagaagcagaagaaggtgcaggagctgaaacagGCTGTGAACATTATAAAG CTCAGTGCACAGAGAGCAGTAGATGATAGTGAGAGGATTTTTAATGAGCTGATCAGCTCCATGGAGAAAAAGCGCTCGGAGGTGACAGAGATGATAAGAGCTCAGGAGAAGGCTGAAGTAAATGAAGGTGAACAACTCTTGGAGCAACTGGAGCAGGAGATTTCTGATCTTCAGAGGAGAGTCACTGAGCTGGAGCAGCTTTCACAGACACATGATCACATTTATTTCCTCCAG GCTTTAGCTTTTGGACGTCGGTCTCCCCTTTCTGAAAGATCAGATTTAGACACCTCAAGTATTATTGTTCATCAAAATCTCTCATTTAAAGGAGTGAGTAATTCTGTCTCAGATCTGAAGAAGAGACTTGAAATTTTCTGTGAGGAGGAATTCAACAAAATTCTTCCACAGG CTGCAGCAGTTTACATTATTTCACAGACAGAGAGCAGAGAAGATTTCTTGAAGT
- the LOC124401397 gene encoding tripartite motif-containing protein 16-like, with protein sequence MAQASISVDQDQFVCPLCLDFLKDPVTIYCGHSFCKMCINDHWDQENQKSVYSCPHCRDNFTQRPILRRNSMLAELMEKLQTIEVQAPSHAHCYAGPGDVECDFCTGRKHKAVKSCLVCVASYCEIHLKPHLERPALKKHTLIKASGKLQEKICSEHDEVLKIYCRTDRTCICYLCMMDKHKGHETVTAAAERAEKQNMLKEDHIRLQKKIQEKQKMVQELKQAVNIIKLNAQTSVDDNERIFTEMISSIEKKRSEVTKLIRDQEKAELSRPERLLEQLEQEISDLQTRITELEQLSHTQDHIHFLQALVSGRQSPTILKPYFHTSSITVHQHLSFDGVRNSLSDLKKRFKEFCEEEFNKIPPQVAAVYVISPQEPQSREDILKYYCYLTLDPNTAHRNLILSEKNREVKYSTSDQKYFDNPNRFNCIWQVLCKESVCGRCYWEVEWRSDGGVAVSVSYKDISRKGRGDECRFGHNNQSWSLWSSSSSLCFYHNNKKTDLEVSSSSRLGVFVDYSAGTLSFYSVSDTMKLLHKVHTTFAQPLYAGFGLYWGSASTVRLCDLNESV encoded by the exons ATGGCTCAGGCTAGTATTTCAGTAGATCAGGACCAGTTTGTCTGTCCACTATGTCTGGATTTCCTGAAGGATCCAGTGACTATCTACTGTGGTCACAGTTTCTGTAAGATGTGTATCAATGACCACTGGGATCAGGAGAATCAAAAAAGTGTCTACAGCTGTCCTCACTGCAGAGATAATTTCACTCAAAGACCTATTCTTCGCAGAAACAGTATGTTGGCTGAATTGATGGAGAAGCTGCAGACAATTGAAGTCCAAGCTCCTTCTCATGCTCACTGTTACGCCGGACCTGGTGATGTGGAGTGTGATTTCTGCACTGGAAGAAAACACAAAGCCGTCAAGtcctgtctggtgtgtgtggCTTCTTACTGTGAAATTCATCTGAAACCTCATCTCGAACGTCCTGCTTTGAAGAAGCACACATTAATTAAAGCGTCAGGAAAACTACAAGAGAAGATCTGCTCTGAGCACGACGAAGTGCTGAAGATCTACTGCCGGACCGATCGAACCTGCATCTGTTATCTGTGCATGATGGATAAACACAAAGGACACGAGACCGTCACGGCTGCAGCAGAACGAGCCGAGAAACAG AATATGCTGAAGGAGGACCACATAAGATTGCAGAAGAAaatccaggagaagcagaagatgGTACAGGAGTTGAAACAGGCTGTGAACATTATAAAG CTTAATGCACAGACATCAGTAGATGACAATGAGAGGATCTTTACTGAGATGATCAGCTCCATAGAGAAAAAGCGCTCGGAGGTGACAAAGCTGATCAGAGATCAGGAGAAGGCTGAACTGAGTCGACCTGAACGACTCCTGGAGCAACTGGAACAGGAGATTTCTGATCTTCAGACGAGAATCACTGAGCtggagcagctttcacacacacaagatcacATCCATTTCCTTCAG GCTTTAGTTTCTGGACGCCAGTCTCCTACAATACTAAAACCATATTTCCACACATCGAGCATCACTGTCCATCAACATCTCTCATTTGATGGAGTGAGAAATTCTCTCTCAGACCTGAAGAAGAGATTCAAGGAATTCTGTGAGGAGGAATTTAACAAAATCCCTCCACAAG tTGCAGCTGTTTATGTTATTTCACCGCAAGAGCCACAAAGCAGAGAAGATATTTTGAAAT aTTACTGTTACCTGACACTGGATCCCAACACAGCACATCGTAACCTCATTCTGTCTGAGAAGAACAGAGAAGTGAAATACAGTACAAGCGATCAGAAGTACTTTGATAATCCAAATAGATTTAACTGTATATGGCAAGTGTTGtgtaaggagagtgtgtgtggacgctgttactgggaggtggagtggcgcagtgatggaggtgtggccgTATCAGTCTCATATAAAGACATCAGCAGGAAAGGGCGGGGTGATGAATGTAGGTTTGGACACAATAATCAGTCTTGGAGTTTGTggtcttcttcatcttctctctgtttttatcacaacaacaaaaaaacggaTCTCGAAGTTTCATCGTCCTCCAGGTTAGGGGTGTTTGTGGATTACAGTGCAGGAACTCTGTCCTTCTACAGCGTCTCTGACACCATGAAGCTCCTCCACAAAGTCCACACCACATTCGCTCAGCCTCTATATGCTGGATTTGGGCTCTACTGGGGGTCGGCTTCTACTGTGAGATTGTGTGATCTAAATGAAAGTGTGTAG
- the LOC124401439 gene encoding uncharacterized protein LOC124401439 isoform X1: MQCFYLLLLLHITTGCRLEGNRKTIKQITSYTGDSVLLPCSCTDLHTKPQNFTWRRYSNGRYTYDWVQISSESEQYKDRFQLVNDHSSGNLSLLISHLTVEDGGVYRCDTESEHRVIRLTVEGCTLNHETVDVTGYVGHSVLLPCSCSQLQAKPQTLTWTIYKESNYKEIFPKDQTNHYTHRVQLFNDHPPGNLSLLISHLTVEDGGFYRCDIINSVKDIKLTVRDAPIRPPVQTTSKPVTKPGLVTSNYTNPPSEASKNESLPFVPFALVTVIFLHIIVGVVYYTTRNKGSNTVHYSRGDGDGTLSLQ, translated from the exons ATGCAGTGTTTttatcttctccttcttctccacaTCACCACAG GCTGCAGACTGGAAGGTAATAGAAAGACGATAAAACAGATCACTTCATACACAGGAGACTCAGTGCTGCTGCCCTGCTCCTGCACTGACCTCCACACCAAACCTCAGAACTTCACATGGAGGAGATATTCAAATGGAAGATACACTTATGATTGGGTACAGATATCTTCTGAGAGTGAACAGTACAAAGACAGATTTCAGCTGGTTAATGATCACAGTTCAGGAAATCTCTCTCTGCTCATATCACACCTGactgtagaggatggaggagttTACAGGTGTGACACAGAGAGTGAACACAGAGTCATCAGACTCACTGTTGAAG GTTGCACACTGAATCATGAGACAGTGGATGTGACTGGATATGTGGGACATTCTGTTCTTCTGCCCTGCTCCTGCTCTCAACTACAAGCCAAACCACAAACTCTCACATGGACCATTTATAAAGAATCTAATTACAAAGAAATCTTTCCAAAGGACCAGACaaatcactacacacacagagttcagcTCTTTAATGATCATCCTCCAGGAAATCTCTCTCTACTCATATCACACCTGactgtagaggatggaggatttTACAGGTGTGACATCATCAACAGCGTTAAGGACATCAAACTCACAGTAAGAG ATGCCCCAATAAGACCCCCAGTTCAAACAACTTCCAAACCGG ttaCAAAACCAGGCCTGGTGACCAGTAACTACACAAATCCACCATCTGAAGCATCTAAAAATG AGTCGCTTCCCTTCGTCCCCTTCGCCTTGGTGACTGTGATCTTTCTGCACATCATTGTGGGTGTGGTTTACTACACCACCAGAAACAAAG GTTCTAATACAGTTCATTACAGCAGAGGTGATGGAGATGGAACACTGAGTctacagtag
- the LOC124401439 gene encoding uncharacterized protein LOC124401439 isoform X2, translated as MQCFYLLLLLHITTGCRLEGNRKTIKQITSYTGDSVLLPCSCTDLHTKPQNFTWRRYSNGRYTYDWVQISSESEQYKDRFQLVNDHSSGNLSLLISHLTVEDGGVYRCDTESEHRVIRLTVEGCTLNHETVDVTGYVGHSVLLPCSCSQLQAKPQTLTWTIYKESNYKEIFPKDQTNHYTHRVQLFNDHPPGNLSLLISHLTVEDGGFYRCDIINSVKDIKLTVRVTKPGLVTSNYTNPPSEASKNESLPFVPFALVTVIFLHIIVGVVYYTTRNKGSNTVHYSRGDGDGTLSLQ; from the exons ATGCAGTGTTTttatcttctccttcttctccacaTCACCACAG GCTGCAGACTGGAAGGTAATAGAAAGACGATAAAACAGATCACTTCATACACAGGAGACTCAGTGCTGCTGCCCTGCTCCTGCACTGACCTCCACACCAAACCTCAGAACTTCACATGGAGGAGATATTCAAATGGAAGATACACTTATGATTGGGTACAGATATCTTCTGAGAGTGAACAGTACAAAGACAGATTTCAGCTGGTTAATGATCACAGTTCAGGAAATCTCTCTCTGCTCATATCACACCTGactgtagaggatggaggagttTACAGGTGTGACACAGAGAGTGAACACAGAGTCATCAGACTCACTGTTGAAG GTTGCACACTGAATCATGAGACAGTGGATGTGACTGGATATGTGGGACATTCTGTTCTTCTGCCCTGCTCCTGCTCTCAACTACAAGCCAAACCACAAACTCTCACATGGACCATTTATAAAGAATCTAATTACAAAGAAATCTTTCCAAAGGACCAGACaaatcactacacacacagagttcagcTCTTTAATGATCATCCTCCAGGAAATCTCTCTCTACTCATATCACACCTGactgtagaggatggaggatttTACAGGTGTGACATCATCAACAGCGTTAAGGACATCAAACTCACAGTAAGAG ttaCAAAACCAGGCCTGGTGACCAGTAACTACACAAATCCACCATCTGAAGCATCTAAAAATG AGTCGCTTCCCTTCGTCCCCTTCGCCTTGGTGACTGTGATCTTTCTGCACATCATTGTGGGTGTGGTTTACTACACCACCAGAAACAAAG GTTCTAATACAGTTCATTACAGCAGAGGTGATGGAGATGGAACACTGAGTctacagtag